DNA from Fusarium falciforme chromosome 7, complete sequence:
CACATATCTCAGTCTTGTttgtgccatcaatgatctgCCCGAACAGACGGTGGCTTCCATCCTGCACCCCGCATCCAAGCCATTATCGGCTCGGGCACCAGAGCCCCTTCAAACACAACACTCTGCCACCGAGATCACAGGCTCGGCACAGTCCATGTTAACTCAAATTGAGTCCTCTTGGAAAGAAGCTCTTGAGATATCACACCCCATCGATCTCGATCAATCGTTCTTTGACTTGGGTGGAGATTTTCTGAAGGCAGCCGAGCTGGCAGGCCATTGCGAAAAGGCGGGTTTCGACTTGAGGATGCAGGATTTTCTCGACTTTCCCACTCTGCGCCTTCAGATACTTCTTCTGTTGGGTCATGTCTCCCGTCCAGAACGAACAGTGCCGAAGTTGGAGTTCCGATCCGCTAGTGAGCTTTCTTAAATCCGCTTTTGTGTATATTTTCAACCTAGTTTTTTTCGCACATTTGGTTGTCTTTTCGGTTATTGGCGAGATAGATGGCTGGTCTAATATATTCAGTTGGGATTTCGATTCAATTCGGCTTAGATTCGGTTTgtatttaatttagattTGATTAAAATTCGATTCACATTCGAATTTCAATGCCATGTGCCTCTTTCTTAGCACCCCATTGCTTACTTTTCGTCTCCCAGACACTCCACCCCGCCTTCAAACAACGGCTCACCATTCCGGAGCTAAGATAGCGGGATCGCTTGACGCCTCCACCGCTTGCGTGCCAGAACTCACTCAGGCCCATCGTGGCCATAATTAGTTCTGCCAGCTCGAGCAAGTCGAAAGGCTCTTTTCCCTCGCCAGCCCAGGTCTAAGGCAAAACCTTTGCCTTAGCTCTCCCTTCCCCTCTAGTTATCTAAACAACAATCTTAAGACATATGATCCCGCTCTATGCCTCCTCGAAGGATAGGTTCGGAGTGATCATACCGATTATCATACACCTTCTTTCTGTCATTGTCACTAACAGAGTTTTCCAGACCTGAACCTAATAATTGAGCTGGTTTTTAGCTCTCCGATTATTTAAGCCGTCGTTGCCTGCCATAAACTCAAAATCCCTGCTTTCTTCCCCATTCAATCAACGTCACCCCGAAATGGCTACTCGGTATCTCAGAATCAACTATGGATTATTCATACTCTCTAGTCACGCGTGGCGGAAACTAACGGTACTCCCCAGCTATTTAACATTTTCCTCAAATCGCCCGTATATGGAGGCTTTTTGACACTGTCAATATCACTATCTCTCTCTTATCTTCATGTAGAATTTCAGATCATAACATGGCATGGCTGGCCTGGATATTTGAGGCTTCATCATTTAATCCAATATTTTGCGTGGATCTCTGCACCTGTCATTATTTCTCTCTGCTTCGACCATTAACAAAATTGACAACCCATGAACTATCATTGAGCTGAATGAAGTCCCATCATTCCCAACCACTTGTCCTCCGACCACTCACTGTGCTTAACAAGGAAAGGTACGAGTCCCTTCACAAATTCTTTGTTCCAGGCTGCCTGCTCAGAGCCAGCAAACAGCAATGGTCCGGGCACCATCTCGAGAAGCTTTTGCATGTCGGCAATGTCTCggtctctcttctcttccttgtaCCGCTCTGTGGCGCTCTACGCCTTCAGGGCAACGATATCATCTCTATCGGCCCAGGGCAGCTCGTTGTCTCCCAGCTTGCTGATGATAGCGCTTCGAGGGACGAAAGGGGTCTATATGTATCAATTAGTATTCATCGACATGGATAGACGATgtctatatttataaaattacgGATTTGATGTTGACAAAGTCAACGGGCACGACGGTACGTGATGAGGGGCATTGGTAGGTCACGCCATGAATAGCCTCCATGTTGAGGCGGAAGGCTGGGTCGACCGTCGGGATTGCTCGCTTCAACGTTCGGGGCTTCATCGGTCCAGTCAACCAGATATCGATATCCTACGTCATGGATGATCCATGATCAGCAATATGGTTTGAGAGCTCGGTAAAGTCAAACTCACGGCAGTGGGACGGTGTCGGGTCAGGTGCCAAAGCGCTGCTCCACCAACAATAACAGCCTTTGAGGGTATTGCTTCATCTCCCAAAATCTTCTTCGCGGCAGCAAAAACGGCGAGAGCGGCAGACTCCAGGGTAGCTTGCTGGACAGTCATGGTGATGGGTTTGGATGGTTTGGGATGGccaggatggatgggatggatgggagaaGAATTGTGTGCTGATGAGCGCATTGTGCGGTGGTtgacttgatcttgtcccAACATCCCCGAAGTGAGGCAGGAGGTAGCCACGTTGGATGGCACGAGCATCGCATAGGTTGACTAGGTAGGTCTTGCTCATGTGATCATCCATTTCTTCTACTTACTTCTAGACAGTGTCCAATTCTTGACGCAGCAAGAAACCCTAAACCATTGGGTCAGTTGGATCCCAGCAGTATTCTTATCTTTGAAAGTTTCAATCACCTATTTAAGACATCGCTGCAGGCTCAATATTCTCACTTTCACCTTCATTTAATCAGCAATACCTACATAACTACTTCAATATGGCTACTCGACGCATCCTGATCACACGTGGATCATCCACTCTCTGGCAGAGGCCAGCGCCATTTCTCAGTCCCTTCCTCTCTCGTCATGTGATCGGCTCAATGAGCCATCAGATTCACTCCAACAACAGCTCAAAAGCCTACATCCCTCATCACTTGGTTCAGCCTCAGCGTGTTGAGCCATTAGTCTTTCACCCACGCTCCGCGGCCTGGCAGCCTGCTACGGCCGTGAACCCTGGATTGAGTCGCGGAAGCGTTCTAACGACTGCGTCTTGGAATCTCAACTGGTCTGACCCGGATCCTGCGGCCCGGATGCTGGCTTCTCTGGCTCATTTGGAAGAGATACTTGGTGCTGAACCTCAGAACCTTGCAGTCATGCTACAAGAAGTGTCTCCCACCTCTCTACGCGCTATACTTGGGCATCCCTGGGCGCAGCGCAACTTCATTCTGTCTGATGACAAGCCCCCGGAGGTCCCCCGAAAGGTTACACTCGACGCGTCGTCCGTTTTAAGGCAATCTGTTCAGAGAGAGATGTCATACTTCACAATCATGATGGCATCCAAGAATCTACCGGTCACGGCCTGTTTCCGCGCACCTCTTGTGACGAATATGGGGAGAAATGTTCTTGCTATGGATATCCATACCCATACCTTGAGCCAGGAGGAAACAAACAACCACCAAGAATGTGTCCGTCTCTGTACGACGCACCTCGAATCACTCTGGCAAGGCAAGGAATATCGGCGAGGGCAGCTAGCTGTCATATCCGACCTCCTAAAACAGCCCATTCTACCCGGCTCCCGAGTCATCGGAGGAGTAGTAGGAGGCGACATGAATGCAATCGATAAGTCAGAACACAGCTTCCACAAGGAATCACGGGTGGGTTTAGGAGATATATGGGAGGACAGCCAAATGATAGCCCAACAGCGCGGCAATTGTCAACATGAGGAGGGCGGAGGCACCTGGGGCGACAGGTCTTCTCGACATCGAGGCCCGAAGCGCTTCGACAAATTCCTCTACACTGGCGCCATCGAGTCCTTGGCGTTCGAGGATTCGTCGAACTGCTCAGACCGGGTCCGTCGTTTTGGGGCTGGGTTGAAGACTGCGGTTGAAGTGTGGGAGCTTGAGAAAGAGGACATGGAAGTTGTGGAAGGACAAGTCGTGAAGAAACTGCACAAGGAATATATCTCCGAAGAACGTTTCAACACCCTCAAGCAACTGGGATTCTTAGGAAGTTCCAGGGCAAGACAAATGAAGATGGATGCCAGGGTGAGCGATCACTGTGGTATTTTGGCCAGGATCAGGGTTGTCTGATCAAAGGATACGGGCAGTAACCTCTTAAAATGGGCATTCAGGATACGTAGAGCGATTATAACGTTGCAAGGCCTCTTCATATTTCGTATCTTGGTGCCTCGGGAATACCTAAGCCAACATTTCATCCTGCAAGTTACAGATCCCTCAATGCCTTCAGTGCCTCACGTAGCGCAGCTGTAGTCTCATCTGGGCTCTCCAACGGCCAAAAGTGCCCACCAGGAATGAACTTGACCTCCAAGACCTTGGCACGAGGAACAAGGCCCTGGATCTCTTCCAGGTTGAACCATTCGCGCGGTTGGGTTAGGCTATCGTATCCTTGCATGATGACAATCGGGCATTCCCACTTGCCCATGAGTCTCCTGCGTCGGTCGAGCCATTCCTGGTGAAAGGTACTTGCACCATAGTATCGAGGCACGGCCTTGCTGATTCCTTCGTAAGCAAGCTCTTGAGCCACACGCTGCAGGGTTGCAGCTCCATCAGGAATCTCCCGAGCAGTGAACCACATGTAGGCTGTCAGGGCGAGCCGCTGTGGCTCCTCCATAATGCCGTTGTATGGAGCGTGGAGAAACAAGGCATGCTGAGATGACAGAGCTGGGTTGTAGTGGATGAGGTGCTGTTCTCCACGGACGTAACCAAGCACGCGGTCTGGGAAGAGAGCAGCAATGTAATCGCCTTGAACAGTTCCACGATCGTGGGTGACAAGACTGTGGCAGGGGTTATCAGGGCATGCCCAGTGCTACTGTGAAAGGGCACTTACTAGAACTTCTCGATGCCAATCTTGAGCAACATTGCAGCCAACTGTTCAGCCGCTCCTTCGTGCCTGTAATCACCTGGTTCCTTGCTCGACTGCCCATACCCTTTCAAATCCGGAGCGATACAAAAGTAACCATCCTCCGCAAGGGATGCCATGTGTTGATGCCACCCAAACCAAGAATCTGGCAGTCCATGCAAGAACACAACTGCCTTTTGCTTCCCCTCGCTACCACACGTCACATAGTGAAAGCTGACAGTGTCGTAGTCTCCGGGCGACTCCACAAAATGATGGGTAAAGGTGGCACCGCACAAATTCTCAACAGAGTCATCAGTATCGAGTTGCCGAGGGATCAGAGGGCCAAATTCTGCGAGACGTTTCGCCACTTGGTCTGGAGATGGCTTCAGTTCGGACACTGGCTTCATCCGAGGAGGGAGATCGGTGTATGTCAGCTCCTCAGCCATGTTGAGTGAATGATGGGGCGACGAAGATGTATAAGGGTGGTTGTCTGTTGGCAATCTATCTGAGCAGGTCTTAGTATCCTTATATATTCATTATCACTATCGTAAGGTTGTCGCTTCCAACCCGTGCTTTTGTGCTCCTGGTGTTCCAATCCAATCGGCGACTTTCGTCAATCAGAGCGGCTGACGGAGGGCAAATCAATCCCAAAATCCGGTCTCTCATAAACGGATTTGCCTCATGATCTTCGTGAATTCCGTGTCAGTGGCTTGCTCATAAAATCATTCCAGTCAGAGTAGTCATACTTGATTAGATGCGGGCGCTATGGAAGGCCTACGGACACGGACTTTGATGCCGGGTCGGGATTCCGAGAATCGGCCACAAGAGCGAAGATCGGCTTGCAATAACCAATCAAGCCACAGCTACACCCTTTCCTGGTAAAGTATCAATCATATGAAGATTTTCAATGACCCTGTTTTGTCAATGTCGGTGTCCACTTGGTGGCTGCTGAGGACACTCCTATCTAGTTTCAATTGTCACATAGTGTGGGCCCCCGTCTTTCTTCACCCTGACGAAACATCCGTGATAACTTGCTATCCGGTTCAAAATCACCTCAGAGGAATGCTTCGTTTGTATTTCAGATATTATAACTGCTTAGAGGTCCTCTGGATCAAAGATTCGGTCAAACTGCTCTGGAGCGGACGCCTTCACCTTAGCTTGGGCAACGACAGGTTTCGTGCGAGTCAGAACCTTGCCATTCGCATCTATTGCCTCAGCAGTAACAAGCAGATCTCCGCTGACTGAAAAGTCCCGAAGCTCAGCATGAGTTTCAAAACCCTTGCGCTCAAACTCCCCCAGGAGCTGGTCTTGCGACTGTTCGAAAGACCGTGCGTAGAAGCGCCATGATGCTGCCTCAGTGTCTCCGTTCCAAGAAGCATACACATCCAAGCCAGTCTGTTTACTTCGTTTGAATGCAGCAACAGCTGGTTCTTCGCTTGGAGTTCCAGTCCAGTTGGCTCGGAAACCTCGGTAACTTTGGACAAAGATTCCCTCGGGTGCAGAATCCAGGTAACTGTGGAACAAGACCTTGCCGTCCTGATTGAATTCTGTTACAGCGCCGGCCTGGCCCCAGTTGACGAAGAAGTTCTTGTTAGGGAGGATCTGGACGCTGCCTTGAGTGTGGGCAGACAAACCGTCAGGTGCATCAAACGTCTTAAGTGCCCTTGCGGTGCCCTTATTGAGATCGAGCTGAAAGTATCTGGCTCTGGAGAACGGATGGGTCTTAAAAGGAGCTGAATGAGCCCCGTTGTCGAAAAGTGAAATGAACTCGAGACTTCCATCAGGAGAACGGCCTCGGAATCGCGCATGATGTTGGAATGAGAAGCGGTCTTCCTGTGAGATTTGGAACGAAGACCCACCGTGGAAGCCGCCAAGTTGCCAAATGATGTCTCCGCTTGTCCCGTTGATTTTgaagatggcggcgatgTTACGGGCAGACAAGAGATAGTTGCCCTCGTCATCCTTGTCAACGCTGTTGATGTGGAAGTAGTTCCAGGCATCAGTTTCATTCCGGCCAGATCCAGGCAGACCTGTACCAAAGTCCAGAGGAAACGCGCTATCTGGTCGGTTTGTCAGTAAGCATATGCGGAGTGTTAGAACCTCGACTTACATTTTGGGTCGACGTGGTCAAGGCTTTGCCATTCAAACAGGACATCGCCAGTTTCGATATCTACCTCTGCATGAATGGTTAGCCATGGAACaaatcgtcgaggaggatctATACATGCCTTGAAATCCGCCAGAAACAATCCAGTTCTGCGTCTCATCACCTCCCCAGGGCTTCAGAGAGACAACCCTAGGTGTCGGGTTCTCAATCAGTGCCGTCTTGCCATCAACAAGACGGAACTCGTGTGCTGAAGTGAGCCTATGAGACTTGGCCCGGACAACCTTGGCCACTTCATAGTCACTCCCAAGGAGAACATGATAGCCATACATGCGACCATGAGTACCGTCCAAATTGCCCTGGAACGCGCGCAAATATGGCTCACCCTTCCAGGTGTCAGGGACAAAGTTGGCGACCCATCCTGAGTGGTAACCGAGGCCAGACCAAACCAATTCACCATTATCACGGAATATGTAGGCGCCAGGCTGCACAGGACCTTTGTGGCCGTTGGCGAATCCTTCGTACGGGGTGACGAAGATGTATCCCTTTTCTACTGAGTCTCGATCAGCAGGGACTGTGATGTTGAGTCTCGGGACTGCGAGGTCAGGGCGGGAATGGTACTGCCAGTCGGCAACAGCGAAAGATGCCAAGCCAGCGGCAGCCAAGGGCAAAGACCAAGTGATGGGCTTCATGATGATTTAGAAGATGATTGGAAGTGCTCAGGCCAAATATTGAGTTGATGAGTGACTTGCTTTATACTTGAGCAATTGGCATTTGAATTGGTGGCATAGGGGCATCCCCTCATTCGGGGTCATGATacaatcttggccttgattaCGCCATGTCAAAGTCAGGATGAACCGAAAGAGAGCTTTGCATGTCTCAAAACAACGACCGGTGATGGTATCATCCGTTATCTCCGTACTATTGCCGCCGGGAACGGAAGCGGTCTGGACTTGAAGCCGGCGGATGTTACCCAAGCCGGTCCGTTCTGTAGGGAACCAGGAACTCAACGGCAGTTCTAGGAGTCTTTCCTGGTATGGTCGATGGTCTAATTGATACAAGAGATTTCCCTAGATTTCACCATGGGTGGAACAAGACTAAGCCTAGTCTCGTCGTTGTAAACGTCCCGTTCAAGGCGATTGCTTCCATAGCGAGCGTGACATCCAGAGAATGGCGGCATGCCGATTTTTCTCAATTTATGGTGGTTTATTGTTGAAAAGGTATGAAAAGTGTGGAGAATTTTCGATCGCTAAAAGCTTACGAGAAGAGCCCTCACCTTTCCGTGTAACCCTTCCAGCACTCTATCATCGCGAAGAATTACACATCACTAACTGGAGCGATAACCGACTTTAACTGCCTAGGGCTAGTACTTAAGCAATTGAAATGGATGACTTTATTTTTTTGGCCGACTTGGTCGCGAACCACTGAGACTGAAGGGCCCGGTGTGCCCGAGGGGATACACGTGACCTTCTAGTCACGTGGCACCCCCAGAGCGCTTCCTCACACAATACTCACTAGTCCCTGGCCTGGAACACCCCATACCCATGTTCGTAAGTGGGCCTAAAAGTGAAAGTCAGGCCATTTTTTGAAAAGTTTGCCAGAGgattctttcttctttcaaCCCTCCAGGATCAAATCAAGTTTCCGGTAAACCTCGATTTATACCTAGCCAATTCAGTCGCCATGCCCCCCAAGAAGGTTGAACCTGTCAAGGACAATGTCGTCGCTTTCGGCAGGGTTCGCAAGAACCTAAAGATGGGATGCGTTGGCCTTCCCAATGTGGGAAAGTCGAGTCTGTTCAACCTCTTGACCGAGCAGAGCGCCGCTGCTGAGAACTACCCCTTTTGTACGATTGAGCCCAATGAGGCGAGATGTGCTGTTCCCGACGCTCGATATGTAAGTCGAGTCATTCTACAGATAAATATTCGATGGATAACTAAAGGAGGGAATACATTAGGACTTTCTCTGTGACCTTTGGAAGCCCCCATCCATGTACCCCGCGTTTCTGCAGGTCACCGACATTGCTGGTCTGATCAAGGGCGCTTCCCAAGGAGAGGGACTTGGAAATGCCTTCTTGTCTCATATCCAGGCTGTTGACGGCATGTTCCACATTGTCAGGTACAGCATTCATCGGTAGCTAAATTGCCGCACTTTCACGCTAACTCAGACTTTATAACAGAGCATTCGATAACGATCAAGTTTTACACGTCGATGACTCGATCGATCCCGTCCGTGACTTGAGTTAGTTCAGTTCGGCCAAGTTTCTCACCCCAACGACACTAATCAGTGCATTTTCTAGATACCATCCAAAGCGAGCTTTGCAAGAAGGATCTCGGTTTGTGTTGCCCTCTGAATCAGCTTAACTTCAGCTAACCTCCTTTTTAGACATTCTGGACAAGCAAATCGTCGCTGAGGAACTGATTGTTAAAAAGGCCGGCGGCAAATACAAGATGCTGCCTCTCTTCACAGAGACAACAACCAAGATCCGAGCAGTGAGTCCATACATTCCAGTCTCCTAAATCTGACCAGTTCGTGCTCACAATCGTGATATAGATGCTGGAGAAGGATCAGCCAGTCAGAGACGGAACCTGGACACCGGCCGAGATTGCCCTCATTAACGAGAAGATCCAGCTAATCACCACCAAGCCCGTTATCTACCTCGTCAACTTGACCATGAAGGACTACCTTAGACAGAAGTGCAAGTACCTGCCGGCCATTGCCAAGTGGGTCACCGAGCACGGAGGTGTTCCCCGAGACATCATCCCCTTCTCTATCGAGTTTGAAGAGAAGCTCTACAGCATGAAGGATGACCCAGATGCGCAGGCCAAGTTCCTGGAGGAGAGCAAGGTCAAGTCGAAGTTGGACAAGATCATCACCGAAGGCTTCACAAAGCTTGGTCTGCAATACTACTTCACCGGTTCGTTCACGCTTCGCCACCCTAGTTGAAGTCCGCGCTGACTTGTACATAGCTGGTGAGAAGGAGATCAGATGCTGGACTATCCCAAGAGGGTGTCTGGCACCtcaagctgctggagctATCCACAGCGACTTCGAGAGGGGTttcatcaaggctgaggtgGTCGCCTACCAAGACTTCTATGATCTCTGTGAAGGCGGCAAGTCCATGGGCCCAATCAAGGCCGCCGGAAAATAccgacaagaaggaaagTCTTATGTATGTACTCGTGGATTCAGACTCCTTCCGTTGCTGCATCAGCTGACTTTATTCTCCCCCAGGTTGTCCAAGACGGAGACATCATCCACTTTCAATTCAGTAAGTTAAAAATTGTCGGCGATTTGCGGGAGAATGCTGACCGTCGTTTCAGATGTTTCAAACAAGAAATAGGTGTCTCGTGGTTATTGAAATACAGAAGACTGAAGATAGAACCTGATTAGAAGCCTGATAAGGAAATGCGAATAGAAACCACATGCCCACAATTGCAAAGGGCCCATCAATCTTGCTACATCAACACGCTGTGACGCGAGTTATCGTAAGGGGAATATCGCAAACCACGTCCATCCTGTATTGTAACAACAGAGAACCTATGCAAACGCCCATCATGTGGCTCAGGCATGGAAATTTATATACATATCTCGGATTGTCGCTGGCACCCTAGGCCCGGACGGAACGACGCGGCACCAGATACGGCCCGAGTTAATTGTGGGCCGTGACCAGTACCTCGCCCCGTTCTCAGGGTCTAAGGACTATAGAGGTGATGCAGA
Protein-coding regions in this window:
- a CDS encoding AB hydrolase-1 domain-containing protein, coding for MAEELTYTDLPPRMKPVSELKPSPDQVAKRLAEFGPLIPRQLDTDDSVENLCGATFTHHFVESPGDYDTVSFHYVTCGSEGKQKAVVFLHGLPDSWFGWHQHMASLAEDGYFCIAPDLKGYGQSSKEPGDYRHEGAAEQLAAMLLKIGIEKFYLVTHDRGTVQGDYIAALFPDRVLGYVRGEQHLIHYNPALSSQHALFLHAPYNGIMEEPQRLALTAYMWFTAREIPDGAATLQRVAQELAYEGISKAVPRYYGASTFHQEWLDRRRRLMGKWECPIVIMQGYDSLTQPREWFNLEEIQGLVPRAKVLEVKFIPGGHFWPLESPDETTAALREALKALRDL